TTGTTTCTTGAAATCTAAGAAGCGGAATGACGTTTTCTATGAGAGATTTAGATCAGGCTCTCCAAGGATGTGGCCAGAAATCGTAATGCTTTTCTCACTCTTAATGTTTTTCTGTATTTTACTCCTTCATATTAAACTATCTGCATATTTTATGTTTCCTGGTGGTTGCATATATATACAGCGGGATTGAAATATGGCGCATCGAGAGCTTCAAACCTGTCGCTGTTCCAAAAGAGTCCCATGGTAAATTTTTCACCGGGGATTCCTATATTGTCTTAAAGGTCGGTAGTCTCTCGTTTTTATATCTCTGGTTCATGATATATATAGTTCTTGAAACATTCTTTCCAACTATCTCATGCCAGACCACAGCGTCAAGAAGCGGTTCCCTCCATCACGATATTCACTACTGGCTTGGTAAAGATTCCAGTCAGGTAATACTctcttcatattcttcttcttttttgtattCATCAAAGAATAAGAATAATGGTGGTGTGTTGGTTAAAACAGGACGAAGCTGGTTCTGTAGCCGTTATGACAGTTGAACTAGATTCAGCGTTAGGTGGGCGTGCTGTTCAGTACCGAGAAGTACAGGGTCAAGAGACCGAGAAGTTCCTTTCCTACTTCAAACCTTGCATTATACCTCAGGAAGGTGGCGTTGCTTCCGGGTTCAACCACGTCAAGCCCGAGGAGCATCAGACGCGTCTGTATATTTGCAAAGGCAAACATGTCGTCCGTGTAAAGGAGGCAAGTCATTTTACAATGTCCTGTAGATTTCTTTTCACTCAACCTGGAGATTTAACTTGCTCTCATTTACAGGTGCCGTTTGCTCGGTCTACTCTCAACCACGACGACGTTTTCATTCTTGATACAGAGTCCAAAATTTTCCAGTTCAGTGGTTCCAAATCGAGTATTCAAGAAAGAGCCAAAGCTCTTGAGGTTGTTCAGTACATTAAAGACACGTACCATGATGGAAAGTGCGAGATTGCTGCTGTTGGTAAGTGAACTAAACTGTAAAAAGCTATGGAGGCTAAAAGATTTAGTCAAGTTTAATGTGGTTTCCTTTCTTGTAGAGGATGGGAGGATGATGGCTGATGCTGAAGCTGGAGAGTTTTGGGGTTTGTTTGGTGGGTTTGCTCCGCTTCCTAAGAAACCAGCATCCAGTGATGACCAGACCGCTGAATCTGACGGGATCAAACTCTtgaggtagaatacctttgatcTTAACACAAGTTGCCTTGTAATTGATTACTGTATGTTCCGACGTGAGTTATTTTTGGTCTTTCAAGTGTTGAGAAGGGAACGACAGAACCCATAGAGGTTGAGTCTTTGCAGAAAGACCTTCTGGACACTAACAAATGTTACATTCTCGACTGTGGGCTCGAATTGTTCGTTTGGAAGGGTAGAAGTACTTCAATCGACCAAAGAAAGAGCGCAAGTCAAGCTGCAGAAGTAAATTTCTTCTCATGCACCAAACGAACAGTCTTGTTTTGATGAGCTTTGCTATATGTCATATTGTCATTCTTGGCTTTTTCAGGAGTTTTTTCGATCGTCCGAACGTCCAAAATTGAACCTGGTCAGTGTGATGGAAGGGTTTGAAACAGTGATGTTCCGATCTAAGTTTGATTCATGGCCAGCTACAAGTACCGTAGCTGAGCCCCAACAGGGCCGAGGCAAAGTTGCAGGTGTAGTAGACTAGTAGCTATATTGATCAAATTGCTAAAGTTGTAATCTCTCTGATTATGAGATACTAATCTCTGTTTGTTCTTTCACTATAGCTCTTTTGCAACGGCAAGGAGTTAACGTTCAAGGCCTGGTcaagacttcttcttcttcttctaaagaCGAACCTAAACCATACATTGATGCCACAGGAAATCTCCAGGTAGCACTATATCTTTGTTGATGTATTCAAATAAGTGAACATAACTATAACATAGTCATTTGATTGTTAACTATGATTTTTTTCAGGTCTGGCGAATGAATGGCGAGGAAAAGATCTCTCTTGAAGCAGCAGAGCAATCAAAGTTCTACAGCGGAAATTGTTACATATTCCAGTACTCATATCCAGGAGAAGACAGGGAGGAACATCTAGTGGGTACTTGGTTAGGAAAGCAAAGCGTCGAGGTAAATCtcatctcatatatatataaagcttCTTTCTCTTTATATGTGctcagtgatgatgatgatgatatataGGAAGACAGAGAATCTGCTATTTCCATAGCAAGTAAGATGGTTGAATCCATGAAGTTTATGCCGGCGCAGGTGCTTCATCCTGTTGTTTTCGTTATAGATTCTAAGGCCAATGTACATATCGGACAGGAGTTTATTAGTCTTAATCCGTGCAGGCTCGCATTTACGAGGGAAAAGAACCGATTCAGTTTTTCGTGATCATGCAAAGCTTCATCACATTTAAGGTAATATCTAGGCTTTTGTTTTGTTAGTTTTGAAGTGATCTTGTATCACAATCTCTACAAAAATCGTTTATTTTTGTCGCAGGGTGGTGTAAGTGATGCTTTCAAGAAGTACATAGCAGAGAACGAAGTTCCTGATAATACTTATGATAAAGAAGGTGTAGCGCTGTTTAGGGTTCAAGGTTCCGGACCAGAGAACATGCAAGCAATACAGATAGAAGCGGTACGTGTGTTGAAAACCATTATCAAGCAATTTTATTCATAAGTTTAAAAGCAGATAACTCAACTATTATCCGGCTCCAACAGGTTTCCACAGGGCTAAATTCTTCGCATTGTTATATATTACATGGTGACTCGACTGTTTTCACTTGGTGTGGCAATCTAACTTCCTCCGATGATAAAGAACTTATGGAGAGAATGTTGGATCTGATCAAGGTAATATTGAGCTTTGTTTCTGCAGTTTGGAAGCTTAACTCCTCAGATCTCTCACATGGTTAAACCTCTGGTTcttgtcttttttattttctatgcaGCCAAATGAACACACCAAGGCACAAAAGGAAGGTTCAGAGTGTGAACAGTTTTGGGAATTATTAGGAGGCAAATCAGAATATCCGAGCCAGAAGATCAAAAAGGATGGAGAGAGTGATCCTCATCTCTTCTCTTGCACATTCTCCAACGGTAAAAACATTCCACGAGTTTcacttttccttttctctaaaTCCAAGCACTGATATAAACTCTCATCTGCACTCTCTGGTGGGTTTTGTTCTCCCTTGATCATCTTGTGGATGTTGCTATCTCACCAGAAAATCTAAAGGTAACGTATGGCTTTCATTTTGATAAGCCATGTTCATGTTATGATCCCACATCTCGGGTACTTACCAAGGCTATTGTTTCTTTCATTTTATCCGCATATAGGTTACAGAGATCTTCAGCTTCACTCAAGATGATTTGATGACTGAAGATATCTTCATTCTTGATTGTCACACTGAGATCTTTGTCTGGGTCGGGCAACAAGTTGACCCCAAGAAGAAACCACAAGTTTTAACCATTGGAGAGGTACTTAATGTTCATTCAACTATATATTAATGTAGAAAAACTACAAAAGCTGTTCTTATGAATCCGCTGCCTCAACAGAAATTCCTTAAGCACGATTTCCTTCTAGAGAATCTAGCAAGCGAGACTCCGATATACATTGTAACTGAAGGAAACGAACCTCCATTTTTTACTCGGTTCTTCACCTGGGACTCTTCTAAATCTGCAGTAAGTGACATTTCTTTCTACACTTGCTCATGTTCGCTCCCTGTAATCTAACTATACACTTGCTTCAGATGCATGGAAACTCTTTCCAGAAAAAGCTTGCAGTCCTGACAAACAAAGGAAAGCCGCTTCTAGATGTAAAAAAGCTTTAACCTCATTTGGTTACATTTCTGCAAAAACCAATCTGGACTTGTGTCTTATATGTTGTTGTGTGGTTTATTTGCTGTCAGAAACCTAAAAGAAGAGTACCAGTGTATAGTAGCCGGTCCAGCGTTCCAGACAAATCACAGCCGCGGTCAAGAAGTATGACTTCTAGTCCAGACAGAGCTCGGGTGAGGGGACGATCTCCAGCTTTCAACGCACTTGCTGCGAACTTTGAGAAATTAGGCACAAGAAACCAATCAACTCCACCACCTATGGTTAGCCCATTGGTCCGGAAGCTTTATCCGAAATCTAATGCACCAGACCTCACAAAGCTCGCTCCCAAATCCGCAGCTTTTGCTGCCCGCACAGCGCTTTTCGAGAAATTTAGGCCTACTCCTCAAGAAGCAGCACCAACTACCCCCAGTTCATCTGAAGGTGCGCAGTCACATTTAAACACCCCCAAAACTATCGATATGGTTAGAAAAGGTGAAGATGTTGAGCTTACCCTTGTTTGATCTTTTTGATGCATGAAGCTACAAACGAAGCAGAGGCACCAAAGCCAACATCAGAGACGACAGAGGAAGAATCAATGAACAACATTCATGAAGATTcaaaagaagaagcagaagcagaagaagaCAGCAGCCTGCCTACTTTCCCATACGAACGCCTCAAAACGGACTCAGAGGATCCTGTTCCAGATATCGACCTCGCTAGAAGAGAGGTCAGATTCttcaaaacatatttattaataagattGTGGTTTGTGTGCTAATGAAG
This genomic stretch from Brassica napus cultivar Da-Ae chromosome C9, Da-Ae, whole genome shotgun sequence harbors:
- the LOC106401256 gene encoding villin-5-like, which codes for MTFSMRDLDQALQGCGQKSGIEIWRIESFKPVAVPKESHGKFFTGDSYIVLKTTASRSGSLHHDIHYWLGKDSSQDEAGSVAVMTVELDSALGGRAVQYREVQGQETEKFLSYFKPCIIPQEGGVASGFNHVKPEEHQTRLYICKGKHVVRVKEVPFARSTLNHDDVFILDTESKIFQFSGSKSSIQERAKALEVVQYIKDTYHDGKCEIAAVEDGRMMADAEAGEFWGLFGGFAPLPKKPASSDDQTAESDGIKLLSVEKGTTEPIEVESLQKDLLDTNKCYILDCGLELFVWKGRSTSIDQRKSASQAAEEFFRSSERPKLNLVSVMEGFETVMFRSKFDSWPATSTVAEPQQGRGKVAALLQRQGVNVQGLVKTSSSSSKDEPKPYIDATGNLQVWRMNGEEKISLEAAEQSKFYSGNCYIFQYSYPGEDREEHLVGTWLGKQSVEEDRESAISIASKMVESMKFMPAQARIYEGKEPIQFFVIMQSFITFKGGVSDAFKKYIAENEVPDNTYDKEGVALFRVQGSGPENMQAIQIEAVSTGLNSSHCYILHGDSTVFTWCGNLTSSDDKELMERMLDLIKPNEHTKAQKEGSECEQFWELLGGKSEYPSQKIKKDGESDPHLFSCTFSNENLKVTEIFSFTQDDLMTEDIFILDCHTEIFVWVGQQVDPKKKPQVLTIGEKFLKHDFLLENLASETPIYIVTEGNEPPFFTRFFTWDSSKSAMHGNSFQKKLAVLTNKGKPLLDKPKRRVPVYSSRSSVPDKSQPRSRSMTSSPDRARVRGRSPAFNALAANFEKLGTRNQSTPPPMVSPLVRKLYPKSNAPDLTKLAPKSAAFAARTALFEKFRPTPQEAAPTTPSSSEATNEAEAPKPTSETTEEESMNNIHEDSKEEAEAEEDSSLPTFPYERLKTDSEDPVPDIDLARREAYMSAAEFNEKLEMTKKEFYKLPKWKQNKLKMAVQLF